The Dendropsophus ebraccatus isolate aDenEbr1 chromosome 3, aDenEbr1.pat, whole genome shotgun sequence genome includes a region encoding these proteins:
- the LOC138787625 gene encoding cylicin-2-like encodes MGKVTREEAREATGKVMREVTGKAVREAMGKTGDRKNDKKGEERGGVRGNGEDNDKDDERGGESGDWKGDERGSGKGSERGDGKGDERCSERGNGKGDERGDRKGGERGDGKGDERGDGKGDERSLKRGDKKDDERGVGKSYQRGDGKGDKRDGERGDGKGDERGDGKGDERGDGKGDERGDGKDDERGDRKSYKRGGERSDGKGDKRDGERGDRKGDERGDKRKDRKGDKRGDGKGGEKGDGKGDERGGGNGDERGDWKGDKKCDGKGVEKGDGIDIEKGDGKGDKRGAERGDGKGDERGDRKGDKKGGEKGNGKGDERGVESGEGKGDETGVGKGDKKSSERNSGKGDESGDGKGDKGGDWKGGERGDGKGGGEDNK; translated from the exons ATGGGAAAGGTGACGAGAGAGGAGGCGAGAGAAGCGACCGGAAAGGTGATGAGAGAGGTGACGGGAAAGGCGGTGAGAGAGGCGATGGGGAAGACAGGCGACAGGAAAAATGATAAGAAAGGTGAGGAGAGAGGCGGCGTGAGAGGCAATGGGGAAGACAATGATAAAGATGACGAGAGAGGCGGCGAGAGCGGCGACTGGAAAGGTGATGAGAGAGGCAGCGGGAAAGGTAGCGAGAGAGGCGATGGGAAAGGTGACGAGAGATGTAGCGAGAGAGGCAACGGGAAAGGTGACGAGAGAGGCGACAGGAAAGGCGGCGAGAGAGGCGACGGGAAAGGTGACGAGAGAGGCGACGGTAAAGGTGATGAGAGAAGCCTCAAGAGAGGCGACAAGAAAGATGATGAAAGAGGCGTTGGGAAAAGTTACCAGAGAGGCGACGGGAAAGGTGACAAGAGAGACGGCGAGAGAGGTGACGGGAAAGGTGACGAGAGAGGCGATGGGAAAGGTGACGAGAGAGGCGATGGGAAAGGTGACGAGAGAGGCGACGGGAAAGATGATGAGAGAGGCGACAGGAAAAGTTACAAGAGAGGTGGCGAGAGAAGCGACGGGAAAGGTGACAAGAGAGACGGCGAGAGAGGTGACAGGAAAGGTGATGAGAGAGGTGACAAGAGAAAAGACAGGAAAGGTGACAAGAGAGGCGATGGGAAAGGCGGTGAGAAAGGTGATGGGAAAGGTGATGAGAGAGGTGGCGGGAACG GTGACGAGAGAGGTGACTGGAAAGGAGACAAGAAATGCGACGGAAAAGGAGTCGAGAAAGGCGATGGGATAGACATTGAGAAAGGCGACGGGAAAGGTGACAAGAGAGGCGCCGAGAGAGGCGACGGGAAAGGTGACGAGAGAGGCGACAGGAAAGGAGACAAGAAAGGCGGCGAGAAAGGCAACGGGAAAGGTGACGAGAGAGGCGTCGAGAGCGGTGAAGGGAAAGGTGATGAGACAGGCGTCGGGAAAGGTGACAAGAAAAGCAGCGAGAGAAATTCCGGGAAAGGTGACGAGAGCGGCGACGGGAAAGGTGACAAGGGAGGCGACTGGAAAGGTGGTGAGAGAGGCGACGGGAAAGGCGGTGGGGAAGACAATAAGTAA
- the LOC138787627 gene encoding cylicin-2-like: protein MGKTMSKVTGKMTRKAVREVTEKVTREATGKVTREASGKETREATGKAAREAMVKTMRKVTGKMTRKAEREVTGKVTREAVREVTGKVTSDERGDGKGGERGDGKGGERGNGEGDERGSERGDGKGDERDDGKGGERVDGKGGERGDGKGGERGNGEGDERGNGDDNEKGDGKGCETGDERGDGKGDERGKRKSDERGDGKVDKRDGERGDRKGDERGDGKGDKRGDGKGGERRMMGKVMREARGKVTREAMGKAAREAMGKTMRKATGKMTRKAAREVMGKVTREPTGKVTRETTGKVMREATGKVTRGDRKGDETGDGEDNEKGKDKTGKMT from the exons ATGGGGAAGACAATGAGTAAGGTGACAGGAAAGATGACAAGAAAGGCGGTGAGAGAGGTGACGGAAAAGGTGACTAGAGAGGCGACGGGAAAGGTGACGAGAGAGGCGTCAGGAAAGGAGACGAGAGAGGCGACTGGAAAGGCGGCGAGAGAGGCAATGGTTAAAACAATGAGAAAGGTGACGGGAAAGATGACAAGAAAGGCGGAGAGAGAGGTGACGGGAAAGGTGACGAGAGAGGCGGTGAGAGAGGTTACGGGAAAGGTGACGA GTGACGAGAGAGGCGACGGGAAAGGTGGCGAGAGAGGCGACGGGAAAGGTGGCGAGAGAGGCAATGGGGAAGGTGACGAAAGAGGCAGCGAGAGAGGTGATGGTAAAGGTGACGAGAGAGATGACGGGAAAGGTGGCGAGAGAGTCGACGGGAAAGGTGGCGAGAGAGGCGACGGGAAAGGTGGCGAGAGAGGCAATGGGGAAGGTGACGAAAGAGGCAATGGGGATGACAATGAGAAAGGTGACGGGAAAGGCTGCGAGACAGGTGACGAGAGAGGCGACGGGAAAGGTGACGAGAGAGGCAAAAGGAAAAGTGACGAGAGAGGCGACGGGAAAGTTGACAAGAGAGACGGCGAGAGAGGCGACAGGAAAGGTGATGAGAGAGGTGATGGGAAAGGTGACAAGAGAGGCGACGGGAAAGGCGGTGAAAGAAGAATGATGGGAAAGGTGATGAGAGAGGCGAGGGGAAAGGTGACGAGAGAGGCGATGGGAAAGGCGGCGAGAGAGGCAATGGGGAAAACAATGAGAAAGGCGACAGGAAAGATGACAAGAAAGGCGGCGAGAGAGGTGATGGGAAAGGTGACAAGAGAGCCGACAGGAAAGGTGACAAGAGAGACGACTGGAAAGGTCATGAGAGAGGCGACGGGAAAGGTGACGAGAGGCGACAGGAAAGGCGACGAGACAGGCGATGGGGAAGACAATGAGAAAGGCAAAGATAAGACGGGAAAGATGACATAA
- the LOC138787626 gene encoding cylicin-2-like, with amino-acid sequence MAREVTGKVMREVTREKTGKVTREAMGKAVRKVMGKMTRKAAREVMGKVMGEVTGKVTREATGKETREATGKVTRKAERGDGKGDERGDRKGGERGDGEHNEKGDGKDDKKGDERGNGKERGHRKVDKKSGKRVVRKGEERGDERGDGKGDEKGEGKGDKRGDGKGDETGDGKGDKKSSERNAGKGDESSDGKGDERGDGKGDERGGERGDGKGVERERRWERWRERRRER; translated from the coding sequence ATGGCGAGAGAGGTGACGGGAAAGGTGATGAGAGAGGTGACGAGAGAAAAGACGGGAAAGGTGACGAGAGAGGCGATGGGAAAGGCAGTGAGAAAGGTGATGGGAAAGATGACAAGAAAGGCAGCGAGAGAGGTGATGGGAAAGGTGATGGGAGAGGTGACAGGAAAGGTGACGAGAGAGGCAACGGGAAAGGAGACGAGAGAGGCGACGGGAAAGGTGACAAGAAAGGCAGAGAGAGGTGACGGGAAAGGTGATGAGAGAGGAGACAGGAAAGGCGGGGAGAGAGGCGATGGGGAACACAATGAGAAAGGCGACGGGAAAGATGACAAGAAAGGCGACGAGAGAGGTAACGGGAAAGAGAGAGGCCACAGGAAAGTTGACAAGAAAAGTGGCAAGAGAGTCGTCAGGAAAGGTGAGGAGAGAGGTGACGAGAGAGGCGATGGGAAAGGTGACGAGAAAGGCGAAGGGAAAGGAGACAAGAGAGGCGACGGGAAAGGTGATGAGACAGGCGACGGGAAAGGTGACAAGAAAAGCAGCGAGAGAAATGCAGGGAAAGGTGACGAGAGCAGCGACGGGAAAGGTGATGAGAGAGGCGACGGGAAAGGTGACGAGAGAGGTGGTGAGAGAGGCGACGGGAAaggtgtagagagagagaggcgaTGGGAAAGGTGGCGAGAGAGGCGACGGGAAAGGTGA